In Solanum pennellii chromosome 3, SPENNV200, a single window of DNA contains:
- the LOC107012376 gene encoding uncharacterized protein LOC107012376 isoform X8, with protein sequence MMLLSSSFLAFPDAIYLVDAIRGGRKLINACKPALESVYVTKVIHDCKRDSEALFYQFGIKLHNVMDTQIAYYLIEEQLGKKSSQAGHISFVRLLADPRYCGISYVEKKEVRSLLKEDPQFWTYRPLSELMVRAAADDVRFLPYVFHRMMEKLSEESLWRLAVRGSLCCRCFCISDNEYADWPAIPSIPVLSEFLNVERETLEDEILSILDVPPGKMGCVIGRKGSSILSIKESCKAEILISGSKGAPDKRNDGMSHIGCWACSRRMSGCLRPSLARQEPHTSGPRFSSLDP encoded by the exons ATGATGTTACTCAGCAGTAGCTTT CTTGCTTTTCCGGACGCTATCTACTTGGTTGATGCAATACGCGGTGGGAGAAAGTTGATTAACGCTTGTAAGCCTGCTCTTGAGTCTGTTTATGTCACAAAAGTTATTCACGACTGCAAACGGGATAGTGAG GCATTATTCTATCAGTTTGGTATCAAGTTGCACAATGTTATGGATACCCAG ATAGCTTATTATCTGATTGAGGAACAGTTGGGGAAGAAGAGCTCACAAGCTGGCCATATCTCTTTTGTGCGCCTTCTTGCAGATCCACGTTATTGTG GTATATCATACGTGGAGAAAAAAGAAGTCCGTTCCCTTCTGAAGGAG GATCCTCAGTTTTGGACCTACCGACCATTATCTGAGCTGATGGTCCGTGCAGCTGCTGATGATGTTCGATTTCTTCCATACGTATTCCATAGGATGATGGAGAAATTGAGTGAAGAATCATTGTGGAGACTTGCAGTTCGTGGTTCACTTTGTTGTCGGTGTTTCTGCATAAGTGACAATGAATATGCTGATTGGCCAGCAATCCCTTCTATTCCAG TCTTGTCAGAGTTCCTCAATGTGGAAAGAGAAACTTTAGAAGACGAGATCTTGTCCATACTTGATGTGCCACCCGGGAAAATGGGATGCGTCATTGGTAGAAAAGGATCCTCAATTTTGTCAATCAAAGAATCATGCAA GGCAGAAATCCTAATCAGTGGATCGAAGGGAGCGCCAGACAAG AGAAACGACGGGATGAGCCACATTGGGTGTTGGGCTTGTTCACGGCGTATGTCTGGATGCTTGAGGCCAAGTCTTGCGAGACAAGAGCCTCATACTTCTGGCCCAAG GTTTTCATCATTGGACCCCTGA